A section of the Neisseria dumasiana genome encodes:
- the tmk gene encoding dTMP kinase, producing the protein MQAQFITLDGIDGAGKSTNLAVIRQWFERRNLPVLFTREPGGTPVGETLRDILLNPATKAGLRTETLLMFAARCQHIEDVILPALARGVHVVSDRFTDATFAYQGGGRGVPLEDIAVLENWVQGSLRPDLTVLLDVPLEISMQRIAKSREKDRFEQEEAAFFTRVRDVYLNRAAAAPERYALVDSSKSPEEVKNAIESLLDKHFAV; encoded by the coding sequence ATTCAAGCACAGTTTATTACTCTCGACGGTATCGACGGTGCGGGCAAATCTACGAATTTGGCCGTTATCAGGCAATGGTTTGAACGCCGAAACCTGCCTGTTTTGTTTACCCGCGAACCGGGCGGCACGCCGGTGGGGGAAACGTTGCGCGACATTCTGCTGAATCCGGCAACGAAAGCCGGCTTGCGTACCGAAACGCTGCTGATGTTTGCCGCCCGCTGCCAGCATATTGAAGATGTGATTTTGCCCGCATTGGCGCGCGGCGTGCATGTGGTGTCCGACCGCTTTACCGATGCGACGTTTGCTTATCAGGGCGGCGGCCGCGGCGTGCCGTTGGAAGACATTGCAGTGCTGGAAAATTGGGTGCAGGGCAGTTTGCGCCCCGATTTAACAGTGTTGCTCGATGTGCCTCTGGAAATATCTATGCAGCGCATCGCCAAAAGCCGCGAGAAAGACCGTTTCGAGCAGGAAGAAGCGGCATTTTTTACCCGTGTGCGCGATGTTTATCTGAACCGCGCAGCCGCCGCGCCCGAGCGTTATGCGTTGGTGGACAGCAGTAAAAGCCCCGAAGAAGTAAAAAACGCTATCGAATCGCTGCTCGATAAACACTTTGCCGTGTAA
- a CDS encoding DUF2254 domain-containing protein, whose translation MMYRWLLALKKPSNRLWVTPALWALVAVLFAFGARLATIWLPANLLPQISLSTLESLLEVIASSMLAVSTFSLSIMVSAFSSAANGATPRATELVMSDDNTRTAIASFISAFIYAIIAKTALGMEFYGQNGRFVLFVSTVLVLAYLIVTLIRWVHTISQLGGMAHTVNKILKAAEESLDKYRADPNMGAGWRGSCSNRARMVQAGHSGYLTHIDMASLQSRAEDSDVRIHILVRPGELVAHDTPLLLVEGGETDNEDLLKCFVFGSARGYDFDPSWGFVVLSEVAQRALSPAVNDPGTAINVMTGMMKVLTKQPSEEASGEEGRYDRLSIKPEDCGKWVEEAFYPIARDGAGILEVGVVMQKVLAGIWRNAPETGVSQAAARVSEKALKRALQELSFEPDAEELRSKHEALFGRKQAV comes from the coding sequence ATGATGTACCGTTGGCTTTTAGCACTAAAAAAACCGAGCAACCGCTTGTGGGTAACGCCCGCTTTATGGGCGTTGGTGGCCGTTTTATTTGCGTTTGGCGCGCGTTTGGCCACCATTTGGTTACCCGCCAATCTGCTCCCCCAAATCAGTTTGTCGACATTGGAAAGCCTGCTTGAAGTGATTGCTTCGAGTATGCTGGCAGTGAGTACATTCTCGTTGTCGATTATGGTGTCGGCCTTCTCTTCTGCCGCCAACGGTGCCACACCGCGCGCTACCGAGTTGGTGATGAGCGACGACAACACGCGCACGGCCATCGCCAGTTTTATTTCTGCCTTCATCTACGCCATCATTGCCAAAACCGCATTGGGTATGGAGTTTTACGGGCAAAACGGGCGTTTCGTTTTGTTTGTGAGTACCGTATTGGTATTGGCATATCTGATCGTAACCCTGATCCGCTGGGTGCATACCATTTCCCAATTGGGCGGCATGGCCCATACGGTCAACAAAATTTTGAAGGCGGCAGAAGAATCGCTCGACAAATACCGTGCCGATCCGAATATGGGCGCGGGCTGGCGCGGCTCGTGCAGCAACCGGGCGCGGATGGTGCAGGCAGGCCACAGCGGCTACCTGACCCATATCGACATGGCTTCGCTGCAAAGCAGGGCGGAAGATTCCGATGTGCGCATCCATATTTTGGTGCGCCCCGGCGAACTGGTGGCGCATGATACCCCGCTGCTGTTGGTAGAAGGCGGAGAAACGGATAACGAAGACTTGTTGAAATGCTTCGTGTTCGGAAGTGCGCGAGGCTATGATTTCGACCCGAGCTGGGGTTTCGTGGTATTGAGCGAAGTCGCCCAGCGTGCCTTGTCTCCAGCGGTTAACGATCCGGGCACGGCCATCAATGTAATGACGGGCATGATGAAGGTGTTGACCAAGCAGCCGTCTGAAGAAGCGTCCGGCGAAGAAGGTCGATACGACCGTTTATCCATCAAGCCCGAAGATTGCGGCAAATGGGTGGAAGAAGCCTTCTATCCGATTGCACGCGACGGCGCGGGTATTTTGGAAGTGGGCGTGGTGATGCAGAAAGTCTTGGCAGGCATCTGGCGTAATGCTCCGGAAACCGGCGTTTCCCAAGCAGCTGCGAGAGTGTCTGAAAAAGCCTTGAAACGTGCTTTGCAGGAACTTTCTTTCGAACCGGACGCGGAAGAGCTGCGCAGCAAACACGAGGCATTGTTCGGCAGAAAACAAGCAGTTTAA
- a CDS encoding DUF4230 domain-containing protein, whose product MKTLLRLLFTVFLLLAAAGAAWYVWQNRVQEPSHQVLTRESVLTRIQNLNRLESTAFHIDTIIKTEKKGNWYALWQDSQTGLFIAQGKVLAGLDLNKLDAENVHVVDNKVIISLPPVEILSVGLDNIEVYDIKTGSLGLHPIDKSVFQSVQEQAKKQVLAGACKADILAHAQTQAQQQLETLFALTQTEVSIYPSALPPCKA is encoded by the coding sequence ATGAAAACACTTTTACGTTTGTTGTTTACCGTATTTCTTCTGTTGGCTGCCGCAGGAGCGGCTTGGTATGTTTGGCAAAACCGTGTTCAAGAGCCGAGCCACCAAGTGCTTACGCGCGAAAGTGTGTTGACGCGTATTCAAAATCTCAACCGTTTGGAAAGTACTGCGTTCCATATCGACACCATTATTAAAACCGAGAAAAAAGGCAATTGGTATGCTTTGTGGCAAGATTCGCAAACCGGCCTGTTTATCGCTCAAGGCAAGGTGTTGGCGGGTTTGGATTTAAATAAGCTGGATGCGGAAAATGTTCATGTAGTGGACAACAAAGTGATTATCAGCCTGCCGCCGGTAGAAATTCTGAGTGTCGGTCTCGACAATATTGAAGTGTACGACATCAAAACCGGTTCGCTCGGCCTGCATCCGATAGATAAAAGCGTGTTCCAAAGCGTTCAGGAGCAGGCGAAAAAACAAGTATTGGCCGGTGCATGCAAAGCCGATATATTGGCCCATGCCCAAACTCAGGCGCAGCAGCAGCTGGAAACGCTGTTTGCCCTTACCCAAACCGAGGTATCGATTTACCCTTCCGCTTTGCCGCCGTGCAAGGCATAA
- the tpx gene encoding thiol peroxidase yields the protein MAQVTLQGNPVEVGGSFPQKGQSAPDFQLTAGDLSEKTLADFSGKRKILNIFPSVDTGVCAQSVRTFNEKAADLDNTVVLCVSADLPFAQKRFCGAEGIENVAMLSTFRSGFAQDYGVALESSALKGLTARSVVVLDENNQVLHSELVGEIAREPNYEAALAVL from the coding sequence ATGGCTCAAGTTACCCTGCAAGGCAACCCTGTCGAAGTAGGCGGTTCTTTTCCGCAAAAAGGCCAGTCCGCCCCTGATTTCCAACTGACTGCGGGGGATTTGTCTGAGAAAACGCTGGCTGATTTTTCGGGTAAACGCAAGATTTTGAATATTTTCCCCAGCGTAGATACAGGTGTGTGCGCCCAATCGGTGCGTACGTTTAACGAAAAAGCCGCCGATCTCGACAATACGGTTGTGTTGTGTGTGTCTGCCGATCTGCCTTTTGCACAAAAACGCTTCTGCGGTGCCGAAGGTATCGAAAACGTAGCCATGCTTTCTACATTCCGCAGCGGATTTGCGCAAGATTACGGCGTGGCATTGGAAAGCAGCGCGTTGAAGGGTTTAACCGCCCGTTCGGTAGTGGTATTGGACGAAAACAATCAAGTTTTGCACAGCGAACTGGTTGGCGAAATTGCCCGCGAACCGAATTATGAAGCCGCATTGGCGGTGTTGTAA
- the recD gene encoding exodeoxyribonuclease V subunit alpha has protein sequence MPSLPDNDLNHAAADAAVAMLQRHAPEDAALAEPYVRRLFAALQEGHAFIWLEDDEVQMVRQAADVVGGSGDTPLILAGKKLFLGRMWQFERDLAAEILRLADAAVPPVDWLQAGQNLAEWFAQKGSEGQRDAAALALLKPFMLISGGPGTGKTTTVAKLLGLLCSHAGKLPRIALAAPTGKAAAHMSRALHRAVQTFALPENVRNHLLQLEGQTVHRLLKLRPPQMQPLFHREQPLPLDILVIDEASMLDLALLLQLLQAVPSGCRVVLLGDENQLPSVGAGAVLSELAQPTVLAADTARELETMLPQHGFAVSDGPPPLAENIARLQISHRFGSNSGIGCLARAVASDDAAEAWAQFGRFPQELEVRSGSGKQQAEILYQRHARYWQAVDEGDVAAAFQYQADAVVLAARRDDAEAFNGEYRRCLQRHGRARADAPWFAGQVIMVSSNDYALDVFNGDIALILPDQEQKDVLAAYFPAAEGFRKTALSRLPAYETAFAITVHKSQGSEYREVWLLPPALAETGGAQHGLNKALLYTAITRARERFVFWGSQAVFQTACMLNERRRSALREMIHKHRSSAAVNTE, from the coding sequence ATGCCTTCTCTGCCTGATAACGATTTGAACCATGCCGCCGCCGATGCGGCGGTTGCCATGCTGCAACGCCATGCTCCTGAAGATGCGGCATTGGCCGAGCCTTATGTGCGCCGCCTGTTTGCCGCGTTGCAGGAAGGGCATGCTTTTATTTGGCTGGAAGACGACGAAGTGCAGATGGTTCGGCAGGCCGCAGATGTTGTCGGCGGCAGCGGTGATACGCCGTTGATTTTGGCAGGTAAAAAGCTTTTTTTAGGGCGGATGTGGCAATTTGAACGGGATTTGGCGGCAGAAATACTCCGCCTCGCCGATGCGGCCGTGCCGCCCGTAGATTGGTTGCAGGCGGGTCAGAATCTGGCGGAATGGTTCGCACAAAAAGGAAGCGAAGGCCAGCGTGATGCGGCGGCGTTGGCTTTGTTGAAACCGTTTATGCTGATCAGCGGCGGGCCGGGTACGGGCAAAACCACAACGGTGGCGAAACTGCTCGGTTTGTTGTGCAGCCATGCGGGCAAACTGCCGCGCATCGCCTTGGCCGCGCCTACGGGCAAAGCCGCCGCGCACATGTCGCGCGCTTTGCACCGTGCCGTGCAAACATTTGCTCTGCCCGAAAATGTGCGCAATCATCTGCTGCAACTGGAAGGCCAAACCGTACACCGCCTGTTGAAGCTGCGTCCGCCGCAAATGCAGCCGCTGTTTCATCGCGAACAGCCGTTGCCGCTGGATATTTTAGTGATAGACGAAGCTTCTATGCTTGACCTTGCCTTGCTGCTGCAACTTCTGCAAGCCGTGCCTTCGGGTTGCAGGGTGGTGCTTTTGGGTGATGAGAACCAACTGCCTTCGGTAGGGGCGGGAGCCGTATTGTCGGAGCTGGCGCAGCCGACCGTATTGGCCGCCGATACGGCCAGAGAACTCGAAACCATGTTGCCGCAACACGGTTTTGCCGTTTCAGACGGCCCGCCGCCCTTGGCAGAAAACATAGCGCGTTTGCAGATTAGCCACCGTTTCGGCAGCAACAGCGGCATAGGGTGTTTGGCGCGTGCGGTGGCATCGGACGATGCAGCCGAAGCATGGGCGCAGTTCGGCCGCTTTCCTCAAGAGTTGGAGGTGCGAAGCGGCAGCGGAAAACAGCAGGCAGAAATACTGTATCAACGTCATGCACGATATTGGCAGGCGGTTGACGAAGGCGACGTGGCTGCCGCATTCCAATATCAGGCCGATGCAGTTGTGCTGGCTGCCAGACGCGACGATGCCGAAGCATTCAACGGAGAATACCGCCGCTGTCTGCAACGCCACGGCCGTGCCAGAGCCGATGCACCGTGGTTTGCAGGGCAAGTGATTATGGTTTCGAGCAACGATTATGCCTTAGATGTGTTTAACGGCGATATCGCACTGATTCTGCCCGATCAAGAACAGAAAGACGTTTTGGCAGCTTATTTTCCGGCGGCAGAAGGTTTCCGCAAAACAGCCCTCAGCCGCCTGCCTGCATACGAAACCGCCTTTGCCATAACCGTACATAAAAGCCAAGGTTCGGAATACCGCGAGGTATGGCTGTTGCCGCCCGCGCTTGCGGAAACAGGCGGAGCGCAGCACGGTTTGAACAAAGCCTTGCTCTACACCGCCATTACCCGTGCCCGCGAGCGTTTTGTGTTTTGGGGCAGCCAAGCTGTTTTTCAGACGGCCTGTATGCTTAACGAACGCCGCCGCAGCGCCTTAAGGGAAATGATACATAAACACCGCTCAAGCGCGGCCGTTAATACCGAATAG
- a CDS encoding acetylornithine/succinyldiaminopimelate transaminase encodes MQNYLTPNFAFAPVIPERAAGSRVWDTEGREYIDLAGGIAVNALGHCHPALIEALKEQAEKLWHISNIYTTVPAQQLARKLTEHTFADKVFLCNSGAEANEAALKLARKYARDHFGGEKNEIIACVNAFHGRTLFTVSVGGQPKYSQDFAPLPPAITHVPFNDAEALAAAISDKTCAVIIEPIQGESGVLPAEQAFLQAARQACDVHNALLIFDEVQTGMGRTGKLFAYQHYDVVPDILTSAKALGSGFPIGAMLTTDAIAPSFGPGTHGTTFGGNPLACAVANRAFDVIHTPQTLQQVTDNGLKLQKELAALGRETGVFKEVRGIGLLIGCVLADQYAGRAGELMQQALRHGLMVLVAGSNVVRLAPSLLLSEEDRQEGLTRLKAAIDAWLPV; translated from the coding sequence ATGCAGAACTACCTAACCCCCAATTTTGCATTTGCGCCGGTTATTCCCGAGCGTGCGGCAGGCAGCCGCGTATGGGATACCGAAGGGCGCGAATACATTGATTTGGCAGGCGGAATCGCCGTAAACGCACTCGGGCATTGCCATCCGGCCTTAATCGAAGCCCTTAAAGAGCAGGCCGAAAAGCTGTGGCATATTTCCAATATCTACACCACCGTACCCGCGCAACAACTTGCCCGAAAACTAACCGAACACACCTTTGCCGATAAAGTATTTTTGTGTAATTCTGGCGCGGAAGCCAATGAAGCCGCATTAAAATTGGCACGCAAATATGCCCGCGACCATTTCGGCGGCGAAAAAAACGAGATCATTGCATGCGTCAATGCTTTTCACGGACGCACATTGTTTACCGTATCGGTGGGCGGCCAACCCAAATACAGTCAAGATTTCGCACCTCTGCCGCCGGCCATCACCCACGTTCCTTTTAATGATGCCGAAGCTTTGGCGGCAGCGATTTCCGATAAAACCTGTGCCGTCATTATCGAACCGATACAAGGCGAAAGCGGTGTGCTGCCTGCCGAACAAGCTTTTTTACAAGCCGCCCGTCAAGCCTGTGATGTGCACAATGCCTTGCTGATTTTTGACGAAGTGCAAACCGGTATGGGGCGCACCGGCAAATTGTTTGCCTACCAGCATTACGATGTTGTGCCCGATATTCTGACCAGCGCCAAAGCACTCGGCAGCGGCTTTCCCATCGGTGCCATGCTGACCACCGACGCCATCGCTCCCAGCTTCGGCCCCGGTACTCATGGCACCACTTTCGGCGGCAACCCGCTGGCCTGTGCCGTAGCCAATCGTGCTTTTGATGTGATCCATACTCCTCAAACATTGCAACAAGTTACAGATAACGGCCTGAAACTGCAAAAAGAATTGGCCGCTTTAGGCAGGGAAACAGGTGTTTTTAAAGAAGTGCGCGGTATCGGCCTGTTAATCGGTTGCGTATTGGCCGACCAATATGCCGGCAGGGCGGGCGAACTGATGCAGCAAGCCCTCAGGCACGGTTTAATGGTTTTGGTGGCCGGCAGCAATGTTGTCCGCCTCGCTCCCAGCCTGCTGTTAAGCGAAGAAGACAGACAAGAAGGTTTAACACGCCTGAAAGCCGCCATAGATGCTTGGTTGCCGGTTTGA